The proteins below come from a single Drosophila teissieri strain GT53w chromosome 3L, Prin_Dtei_1.1, whole genome shotgun sequence genomic window:
- the LOC122617540 gene encoding uncharacterized protein LOC122617540: MIWIWSLITLGIIVGATGSVIISPRVDGSSTESTTTTTTTKTSSPSSESPTNSNTARVTSPVEETTLDPLTALDKSVTADLQSILTKYERECMGNSEFTENLDLIRKAVKWNKDQLQAKIAAQVNFNNYNERRISLEKQIDQRIEALNNILPTQEPNSRCSKFYLKQREALKNAKTLSNAGKESAIAASKEICKSNDYNDDYDYY; this comes from the exons atgatttggatttggagCCTAATTACACTGGGAATAATTGTTGGCGCAACGGGAAGCGTGATCATTTCTccg CGGGTGGACGGCAGCAGTACTGaaagcaccaccaccacaacgaCAACAAAG ACGTCTTCTCCCAGCAGTGAAAGCCCCACCAACTCAAATACAGCAAGG GTGACATCCCCAGTTGAAGAAACTACTTTGGATCCCTTAACTGCACTTGATAAATCAGTAACGGCTGATCTTCAAAGTATTCTAACCAAATATGAGCGTGAATGCATGGGTAATTCGGAATTTACAGAAAATCTTGACCTCATACGCAAGGCGGTAAAATGGAACAAGGATCAGTTACAAGCCAAGATAGCCGCACAAGTTAATTTCAATAACTACAATGAGAGACGTATTTCCcttgaaaaacaaattgatcAGCGCATTGAGGCCCTCAATAACATACTGCCTACCCAAGAGCCGAATAGTCGTTGCTCAAAATTTTACTTGAAACAAAGAGAAGCTCTTAAGAATGCTAAAACACTTTCGAATGCCGGAAAAGAATCAGCTATAGCAGCAAGCAAAGAAATTTGCAAAAGCAATGATTACAATGATGACTATGATTATTACTAG
- the LOC122615752 gene encoding uncharacterized protein LOC122615752 produces the protein MFRLQQSQPDPAEEQKRVASEVRFNFILFGTIIAAVRLAPVVLKHLNTA, from the exons ATGTTCCGCCTGCAGCAGTCGCAACCCGATCCCGCCGAGGAGCAAAAGCGCGTGGCCTCCGAAGTCCGCTTTAATTTCATCTTATTCGGAACTATAATAGCCGCTGTTCGCCTGG CTCCCGTGGTACTGAAGCATTTAAATACGgcatag